A part of Microbacterium atlanticum genomic DNA contains:
- a CDS encoding lyase family protein, with protein MTSTPFSLLMHMAGDAGQAEIFSADAAIETWLAAERALALAQAEVGVLTDDDAGAIARAAVIENIDEGRLWASAKNVGYPILGIVREIAAALPEGPNGRVHYGATTQDIMDTGLALQLKASLQLLDGDIARLGDRLAGQVEAHAGTVMAGRTHAQQAVPTTFGATLATLLAQLTRQRTRIAQALPRVAVISMFGAGGTSAAYGPRAEEIRGRMAAHLGLENVDVPWHVDRDGLAEFGWLCASITATCAKLARNIVDLSRTEIGEAFEPYSPHRGASSTMPQKVNPISSELIIGLAGTAGALASSLLRIQEAGHERSAGEWQIEWQVVPQLASLAGSALQEAFVIVDGLRVDRERMRRNMELDGGLVLAEAQMIQLADALGRERAHDLLYAASTRAREYGQVLADALRDVAAAAGLGGMLPSQLVKAEDYLGDAEKICRTAVRTWAKTPALEAAVVPISGLAAATAATGVSA; from the coding sequence ATGACTTCAACTCCCTTCTCTCTGCTGATGCACATGGCCGGCGACGCCGGCCAGGCTGAGATCTTCTCCGCCGACGCGGCCATCGAGACCTGGCTCGCCGCGGAACGAGCTCTCGCCCTGGCGCAGGCGGAGGTCGGCGTCCTGACTGACGATGACGCCGGCGCGATCGCGCGCGCTGCCGTCATCGAGAACATCGACGAGGGACGACTGTGGGCGTCGGCGAAGAACGTCGGTTACCCCATCCTGGGCATCGTGCGCGAGATCGCGGCCGCGCTGCCCGAGGGGCCAAATGGTCGTGTGCACTACGGTGCGACCACGCAGGACATCATGGATACCGGCCTGGCGTTGCAGCTCAAGGCATCGCTGCAGCTGCTCGATGGTGACATCGCACGGCTCGGCGACCGTCTGGCCGGCCAGGTCGAGGCGCACGCCGGTACGGTGATGGCGGGGCGCACCCACGCGCAGCAGGCGGTGCCGACGACCTTCGGCGCGACGCTCGCGACGCTACTCGCCCAGCTGACGCGCCAGCGCACACGCATCGCGCAGGCACTGCCGCGTGTCGCCGTCATCTCGATGTTCGGCGCGGGCGGGACGTCGGCTGCGTACGGGCCGCGCGCTGAGGAGATCCGTGGACGGATGGCTGCGCATCTCGGCCTCGAGAACGTCGATGTGCCGTGGCATGTCGACCGCGATGGACTCGCCGAGTTCGGCTGGCTCTGCGCGTCGATCACGGCGACGTGCGCCAAGCTGGCGCGCAACATCGTGGACCTCTCCCGTACCGAGATCGGCGAGGCATTCGAGCCGTACTCGCCGCATCGGGGGGCATCGTCCACGATGCCGCAGAAGGTGAACCCGATCTCGTCCGAACTGATCATCGGGCTCGCCGGCACCGCCGGTGCCCTCGCCTCGTCGCTGCTGCGGATCCAGGAGGCAGGGCACGAGCGCAGCGCGGGGGAGTGGCAGATCGAATGGCAGGTCGTGCCGCAGCTCGCATCCCTGGCCGGCAGTGCTCTGCAGGAGGCGTTCGTCATCGTCGATGGGCTCCGCGTCGATCGCGAGCGGATGCGGCGCAACATGGAACTCGACGGTGGTCTCGTCCTCGCGGAGGCGCAGATGATCCAGCTCGCCGATGCGCTCGGTCGCGAGCGCGCGCACGACCTGCTGTACGCAGCATCCACCCGCGCACGTGAGTACGGTCAGGTGCTGGCTGATGCCCTGCGGGACGTCGCCGCCGCAGCAGGCCTGGGCGGCATGCTCCCGTCGCAGCTCGTGAAGGCGGAGGACTACCTGGGCGATGCCGAGAAGATCTGCCGCACCGCGGTGCGCACGTGGGCGAAGACTCCGGCTCTCGAGGCCGCCGTCGTCCCGATCTCGGGGCTCGCTGCGGCGACCGCCGCGACGGGGGTGAGCGCATGA
- a CDS encoding LacI family DNA-binding transcriptional regulator: MGITSQGDASRLTGSEGASTADRAGREPAIGLAVLDIHNQVYADFADGVAEIVRPAGYRLLLELGGYAGESAAEGLRSLVGLGVDGILLATHVDETIDVASATAGTPTVVLGAPKGSSHVDAVHGDDRVGGRLATEHLIAAGHRDILYLGGPPDSQSPARAAGYRDAMNAAGLAPREEEGDATESAGYTTLLRLRRAEQLPSAVFCYNDATAIGVLACAKRELLAVPRDLAVVGYDNTRAAGYPGVELSTIDQQARLIGQRAAELLLARISHPEGKAHVEVFTPRLIVRESTNRFISPGGAR; encoded by the coding sequence ATGGGCATCACATCCCAGGGTGACGCGTCCCGTCTCACGGGGTCGGAGGGCGCTTCCACGGCGGACCGCGCTGGTCGGGAACCCGCGATCGGCCTGGCGGTCCTCGACATCCACAACCAGGTATACGCCGACTTCGCGGATGGTGTCGCGGAGATCGTGCGACCGGCGGGTTACCGTCTGCTCCTGGAGCTCGGCGGGTATGCTGGCGAATCGGCTGCAGAGGGGCTCCGGTCGCTGGTCGGACTCGGCGTCGACGGCATCCTGTTGGCCACTCACGTCGATGAGACGATTGATGTCGCGAGCGCCACAGCAGGCACGCCCACCGTCGTCCTGGGCGCGCCCAAGGGCTCGTCTCACGTCGACGCCGTGCACGGCGATGACCGTGTGGGTGGAAGGCTGGCGACGGAGCACCTCATCGCCGCGGGTCACCGCGACATCCTCTACCTCGGAGGCCCGCCCGACTCGCAGAGCCCGGCACGGGCGGCCGGATACCGCGACGCGATGAACGCCGCGGGACTGGCGCCGCGCGAGGAGGAGGGTGACGCGACCGAATCTGCCGGGTACACGACTCTGCTTCGGCTCCGGAGGGCGGAACAACTGCCGTCCGCGGTCTTCTGCTACAACGACGCCACGGCGATCGGAGTCCTCGCCTGCGCGAAGCGCGAGCTGCTCGCCGTTCCTCGCGATCTCGCGGTGGTGGGCTACGACAATACGCGCGCGGCAGGATACCCGGGCGTGGAACTCAGCACCATCGACCAGCAGGCTCGGCTCATCGGTCAGCGGGCCGCCGAGTTGCTCCTCGCTCGGATCTCCCACCCGGAAGGCAAGGCCCACGTCGAGGTGTTCACTCCGCGCCTGATCGTGCGGGAGTCGACGAACCGATTCATCTCACCTGGCGGAGCCCGATAG
- a CDS encoding SLC13 family permease, which produces MTTTAVQTHQDVERASRFDIARARVGLWAVVPLMLLALLLPADLPWDQRAMLAVLSFVVLFWITETIPIPVTALIGIALLVILGVAPAAEVYSAFGSPTVFLVIGAFILARAMTVHGLDRRFALRVLSLPRIGDSTILTALAFMVVAALLAMLVSASATAAMLLPIGIGVVRTVGDLIHDPSTGVKSYQTRFSCMLMLAIAYGAGVGSVLTPITGIANVIGRGTVEEMTGYQIPLFDWVAISGPYVLALGAVMFLALWLLNRPETRHIPNGTESFRASYAELGGMTRGEKIVTAVFVATVVLWTVPGVVSALNVTDPAVLAVVSKLNEGSVVLVLSGLLFLLPAAKGLPTMEWSEAAKIDWGTVVLVGVGLTIGAMMKATGLAETIGDAVADATGVNSTILLCLVAIILGMVISETTSNTASVGIVVPIVIPIAVAIGVDPLIPAMAAIFGGNAGAMLPVSTPPNAIVYGSGYVPMLRMIRTGLVADLLTVPLIILAVVGVGTAIGLALP; this is translated from the coding sequence ATGACCACCACCGCCGTGCAGACGCACCAGGACGTCGAACGCGCGAGCAGATTCGACATCGCACGCGCACGGGTCGGTCTCTGGGCCGTTGTGCCGCTCATGCTGCTGGCGCTGCTCCTGCCGGCCGATCTGCCCTGGGATCAGCGCGCCATGCTGGCCGTCCTCAGCTTCGTCGTGCTGTTCTGGATCACCGAAACGATCCCGATCCCGGTCACGGCCCTCATCGGCATCGCGCTGCTCGTCATCCTCGGCGTCGCGCCCGCCGCCGAGGTGTACTCCGCGTTCGGATCACCGACCGTGTTCCTCGTCATCGGCGCGTTCATCCTCGCGCGCGCCATGACCGTCCACGGGCTCGACCGTCGCTTCGCGCTCAGGGTGCTCTCGCTTCCGCGGATCGGAGACAGCACCATCCTCACGGCGCTCGCATTCATGGTCGTCGCCGCGCTTCTCGCGATGCTGGTGTCCGCATCAGCCACCGCCGCCATGCTTCTGCCGATCGGCATCGGAGTGGTGCGCACGGTGGGCGATCTCATCCACGACCCGAGCACCGGAGTCAAGTCGTATCAGACCCGCTTCTCGTGCATGCTCATGCTCGCGATTGCGTACGGCGCAGGTGTCGGCTCGGTGCTGACGCCGATCACGGGGATCGCGAACGTGATCGGCCGCGGCACGGTCGAGGAGATGACGGGATATCAGATCCCGCTGTTCGACTGGGTCGCGATCTCGGGCCCGTACGTGCTCGCTCTCGGCGCGGTGATGTTCCTCGCGCTGTGGCTGCTGAACAGACCCGAGACGCGCCACATCCCCAACGGCACCGAGTCGTTCCGCGCATCGTACGCTGAGCTCGGCGGGATGACGCGCGGCGAGAAGATCGTCACGGCGGTGTTCGTGGCGACCGTGGTGCTGTGGACCGTGCCCGGTGTGGTGTCCGCGCTGAACGTCACCGATCCCGCGGTCCTCGCCGTCGTGTCGAAGCTGAACGAGGGCTCCGTCGTGCTCGTGTTGTCGGGGCTGCTGTTCCTGCTTCCCGCCGCCAAGGGCCTCCCCACGATGGAGTGGTCGGAGGCGGCGAAGATCGACTGGGGCACGGTCGTATTGGTCGGAGTCGGGCTCACCATCGGCGCGATGATGAAGGCGACGGGGCTGGCCGAGACCATCGGCGACGCCGTCGCCGATGCGACCGGGGTGAACAGCACCATTCTGCTGTGCCTGGTCGCCATCATCCTGGGCATGGTGATCTCGGAGACCACGAGCAACACGGCAAGTGTGGGGATCGTCGTCCCGATTGTGATCCCTATCGCGGTGGCGATCGGCGTGGACCCGCTGATTCCGGCGATGGCGGCGATCTTCGGCGGCAACGCCGGCGCGATGCTGCCGGTGTCGACGCCGCCGAACGCCATCGTCTACGGCTCGGGGTACGTCCCGATGCTGCGCATGATCCGCACCGGGCTCGTCGCCGATCTGCTGACCGTTCCGCTGATCATCCTCGCGGTCGTCGGCGTCGGCACCGCCATCGGCCTGGCGCTCCCGTGA
- a CDS encoding sugar phosphate isomerase/epimerase family protein, giving the protein MVRIALDPTPYHHDFSLLEFPEVAARLGYEHLQLTPHVDLSPFFRYPKADDDLVGRFKKAAKDAGVGIPAILPVQRISWPDEPQREAAVRNFRRIIELAVQLEIPMINTEFSGRPERAEDSEAAFYRSMEELLPVIESEGLRINIDPHPDDFVEDGLEAWRVLRGLNSKAVGFVYVASHTFHYGDRATTLLPEIGERLGAVYSADTFDHHRSHGLRYISNPPGNAARVHQHLRIGDGDVNWDELFATLRAIGYLDRDDALVVSNVFAEDEAADEVSRFQLQRLRELIG; this is encoded by the coding sequence ATGGTCCGCATCGCGCTCGACCCCACGCCGTACCACCACGATTTCTCACTGCTCGAGTTCCCCGAGGTCGCTGCTCGTCTCGGCTACGAGCACCTGCAGCTGACGCCGCACGTCGACCTCTCGCCCTTCTTCCGTTACCCGAAAGCCGATGACGACCTCGTCGGGCGGTTCAAGAAGGCGGCGAAGGATGCGGGAGTCGGCATCCCGGCCATCTTGCCCGTGCAACGGATCTCGTGGCCCGACGAACCCCAGCGGGAAGCGGCCGTGCGCAATTTCCGCAGGATCATCGAGCTCGCCGTGCAGCTCGAGATACCGATGATCAACACCGAGTTCTCGGGACGCCCGGAGCGGGCCGAAGACAGTGAGGCCGCCTTCTACCGCTCGATGGAGGAGTTGCTCCCGGTCATCGAATCCGAAGGCCTGCGCATCAATATCGACCCGCACCCCGACGACTTCGTCGAAGACGGGCTCGAGGCCTGGCGCGTGCTGCGCGGCCTCAACTCGAAGGCCGTCGGCTTCGTGTACGTCGCCTCGCACACCTTCCACTACGGCGACCGTGCGACGACGCTGCTGCCCGAGATCGGCGAACGTCTGGGTGCGGTGTACAGCGCGGACACCTTCGACCACCACCGTTCGCACGGGCTGCGATACATCTCCAACCCGCCCGGCAACGCGGCGCGAGTGCACCAGCACCTGCGAATCGGCGACGGCGACGTGAACTGGGACGAGCTGTTCGCCACCCTTCGCGCGATCGGCTACCTCGACCGCGACGACGCCCTCGTCGTGTCGAACGTGTTCGCCGAGGACGAGGCCGCCGACGAGGTGTCCCGCTTCCAGTTGCAGAGGCTTCGAGAGCTGATCGGCTGA
- a CDS encoding LacI family DNA-binding transcriptional regulator — MVKLSDVAKAAGVGYGTASRAITGKGSIDAETRSKVLAAAERLGYRPDAAARALRERRTRTVGLVVPDIVNEFYTSSAEVLQNRLAANGYQLVVATTGNDPAQEAVALRTMLDRQVDGIVHVPVAAEASAGIGVPLVELNRSTGRTSVVSDDVSGIAALTDVVADEGYESIVAITGPRTLSTSRDRVAGFVAALEARGFVVDAPRGRRFEIHETTYTADGGADVMRKLASSPPEAIVALSSRIALGVLQVASDEGIDVPGGVALAAYGDPDWFRIWRPGITAFAPALAEMGSRAAELLLAELSTGEPQESVRVSGEVRVRGSHTRG, encoded by the coding sequence GTGGTGAAGCTCTCCGACGTGGCGAAGGCCGCAGGTGTGGGCTACGGCACCGCCTCGCGGGCGATCACCGGGAAGGGGTCGATCGACGCGGAGACCCGATCGAAGGTGCTGGCCGCCGCCGAGCGGCTCGGCTACCGGCCGGACGCCGCGGCCCGGGCTCTCCGCGAGCGCCGCACGCGGACGGTAGGGCTGGTCGTTCCAGACATCGTCAACGAGTTCTATACGTCGAGTGCGGAGGTGCTGCAGAACCGGCTCGCCGCCAACGGCTATCAGCTCGTGGTGGCCACGACCGGGAACGATCCCGCCCAGGAGGCCGTCGCGCTGCGCACGATGCTCGATCGTCAGGTGGACGGTATCGTGCACGTCCCGGTCGCGGCCGAGGCCAGCGCCGGGATCGGGGTGCCCCTCGTCGAACTGAACCGCTCCACCGGGCGGACCTCGGTCGTGAGCGACGACGTGAGCGGGATCGCCGCGCTGACCGATGTCGTCGCCGACGAGGGATACGAGAGCATCGTCGCCATCACGGGGCCGCGCACATTGAGCACCAGCCGAGACCGGGTGGCGGGCTTCGTCGCGGCGCTCGAGGCGCGGGGGTTCGTCGTCGACGCCCCGCGCGGGCGACGATTCGAGATTCACGAGACCACGTACACCGCGGACGGCGGTGCAGACGTCATGCGAAAGCTGGCGAGCAGCCCGCCGGAGGCTATCGTCGCGCTCAGCAGCCGCATCGCGCTCGGCGTGCTGCAGGTGGCTTCCGATGAGGGGATCGATGTCCCCGGAGGCGTCGCGCTCGCCGCCTACGGCGACCCCGACTGGTTCCGCATCTGGCGTCCCGGGATCACGGCGTTCGCGCCCGCGCTAGCCGAGATGGGCTCCCGCGCGGCCGAGCTGCTGCTGGCGGAGCTCTCGACCGGTGAGCCGCAGGAATCCGTCCGCGTGTCCGGCGAGGTGCGCGTACGCGGGAGCCACACCCGCGGGTAG
- a CDS encoding sugar porter family MFS transporter, producing the protein MQNASPSTTSLITLPPLGTGGFVRRLGWIAAIATLGGLLFGYDTGVTNGALAFMVDYFHLDALGEGAITFSLLIGAAFGALVGGRLADRVGRRRMIIVMAILFIAGTLGCVVTPSYEFLLAARFVLGLAVGASSVVVPAYLAEVAPHERRGSLVSRNEFMLVIGQFLAFLINAIIGNVWGGNEHVWRWMLAVALIPAVLLLVGMLRMPESPRWLASRGCNDEALSVLQTVRSPERAAAEIAEVEELARTEQREHLGKLRDILSQRWLRVLMLIGIGVAGFQQLTGINSMMYYGTQVLEQAGFDRDSALIFNVLNGVISVVAIAFTLTIINRFNRRAFLLTGYIGTTTAHVAVGTVGLVLPEGNPVRPWLLMVLILAFIGVMQGALGPTLFVVLSELFPLKFRGVMLGTAMLVLWVVNALISLVFPALVQGLGFGTFLLFAGVGVFAIWFVATSVPETRGRTLEQLEERFHSRYGV; encoded by the coding sequence ATGCAGAATGCTTCGCCATCCACGACGAGCCTGATCACACTGCCCCCGCTGGGGACCGGCGGTTTCGTCCGCCGTCTCGGCTGGATCGCGGCCATCGCCACACTCGGCGGGCTGCTGTTCGGCTACGACACCGGCGTGACCAACGGCGCGCTGGCCTTCATGGTGGACTACTTCCACCTGGACGCGCTCGGCGAGGGGGCGATCACCTTCTCGCTGCTGATCGGTGCCGCGTTCGGCGCTCTCGTGGGAGGCCGGCTCGCCGACCGCGTCGGGCGCCGCCGCATGATCATCGTGATGGCGATCCTGTTCATCGCCGGAACGCTGGGCTGCGTTGTGACGCCGAGCTACGAGTTCCTCCTCGCCGCGCGATTCGTGCTGGGCCTCGCGGTGGGCGCGTCGTCAGTTGTAGTCCCGGCGTACCTTGCCGAGGTGGCGCCGCACGAGCGACGCGGGAGCCTGGTGTCGCGGAACGAGTTCATGCTGGTCATCGGGCAGTTCCTCGCCTTCCTCATCAACGCGATCATCGGCAACGTGTGGGGTGGCAACGAGCACGTCTGGCGCTGGATGCTCGCGGTGGCGCTGATACCCGCGGTTCTCCTCCTGGTCGGCATGCTCCGGATGCCGGAGAGCCCGCGGTGGCTGGCTTCGCGGGGGTGCAACGACGAGGCGCTGAGCGTGTTGCAGACCGTCCGTTCGCCTGAGCGTGCTGCTGCCGAGATCGCCGAGGTCGAGGAACTCGCCCGGACCGAGCAGCGCGAACATCTCGGAAAGCTGCGCGACATTCTCAGCCAGCGCTGGTTGCGCGTGCTGATGCTCATCGGAATCGGCGTGGCGGGTTTCCAGCAGCTCACCGGCATCAACTCGATGATGTATTACGGCACCCAGGTGCTTGAGCAGGCGGGCTTCGACCGCGACTCGGCGTTGATCTTCAACGTGCTCAACGGCGTCATCTCGGTCGTCGCGATCGCCTTCACGCTGACCATCATCAACCGGTTCAACCGGCGGGCTTTCCTCCTCACCGGCTATATCGGCACCACGACCGCGCACGTGGCGGTGGGAACCGTCGGCCTGGTCCTTCCCGAGGGCAATCCGGTCCGCCCGTGGCTGCTCATGGTGCTGATCCTCGCCTTCATCGGCGTCATGCAGGGAGCTCTCGGCCCGACGCTGTTCGTGGTGCTGTCGGAGCTGTTCCCGCTGAAGTTCCGCGGGGTCATGCTCGGGACGGCGATGCTGGTGCTGTGGGTGGTCAACGCCCTTATCTCGCTCGTCTTCCCGGCGCTGGTCCAGGGCCTCGGCTTCGGGACATTCCTGCTGTTCGCCGGCGTCGGCGTCTTCGCGATCTGGTTCGTCGCGACCTCGGTGCCCGAGACCCGCGGACGCACGCTGGAGCAGCTCGAAGAGCGCTTCCACAGTCGCTACGGGGTGTGA
- the fdhA gene encoding formaldehyde dehydrogenase, glutathione-independent has protein sequence MSANRAVAYKGPGEVEVIDTDYPVFELKDGPGVNPANVGRKVPHGAILKTVSTNICGSDQHMVRGRTTAPAGLVLGHEITGEVVEVGPDVEFVKVGDIVSVPFNIACGRCRNCKEGKTGICLNVNPDRPGSAYGYVDMGGWVGGQAEYVLVPYADWNLLVFPDRDQALEKILDLTMLSDIFPTGFHGAYTAGVGPGSTVYIAGAGPVGLAAAVGAQLLGAAVVIVGDLNADRLARARSFGCETVDVSKGDPKDQIEQILGVPEVDSGVDAVGFEARGHGTDASHEAPATVLNSLMDLTAAGGALGIPGLYVTGDPGGIDEAAKVGSLSLRLGLGWAKSLSFTTGQCPVMKYNRQLMMAILHDKVHIADAVGATPIGLEDAPQGYADFDQGAAKKYVLNPNGYIKVPTSTATPGDNRDQEG, from the coding sequence ATGTCTGCAAACAGGGCGGTGGCCTACAAAGGTCCGGGTGAGGTCGAGGTGATCGACACCGACTATCCCGTGTTCGAGCTGAAGGACGGGCCGGGGGTGAATCCCGCGAATGTGGGCAGGAAGGTGCCGCACGGCGCGATCCTCAAGACCGTGTCGACGAACATCTGCGGCTCGGATCAGCACATGGTGCGCGGCCGCACCACCGCGCCCGCGGGGCTCGTGCTCGGTCACGAGATCACCGGCGAGGTGGTCGAGGTCGGACCCGACGTCGAGTTCGTCAAGGTGGGCGACATCGTGTCGGTGCCGTTCAACATCGCCTGCGGCCGCTGCCGCAACTGCAAAGAGGGCAAGACCGGCATCTGCCTGAACGTCAACCCCGACCGGCCGGGGAGCGCGTACGGGTACGTCGACATGGGCGGCTGGGTCGGCGGGCAGGCCGAGTACGTGCTGGTCCCCTACGCCGACTGGAACCTGCTGGTCTTTCCCGACCGCGACCAGGCGCTGGAGAAGATCCTCGACCTCACGATGCTGTCCGACATCTTCCCCACCGGCTTCCACGGCGCCTACACCGCCGGTGTGGGGCCGGGTTCGACGGTCTACATCGCGGGCGCCGGTCCTGTGGGGCTCGCCGCCGCGGTCGGTGCGCAGCTGCTCGGCGCGGCCGTCGTCATCGTGGGCGACCTCAACGCCGACCGCTTGGCCCGCGCACGTTCGTTCGGCTGCGAGACCGTCGACGTGTCGAAGGGCGACCCCAAAGACCAGATCGAGCAGATCCTCGGCGTCCCCGAGGTCGACAGCGGCGTCGACGCCGTCGGGTTCGAGGCGAGAGGACACGGGACGGATGCCTCGCACGAGGCGCCCGCGACGGTGCTCAACTCGCTGATGGACCTCACCGCGGCCGGCGGCGCCCTCGGCATCCCCGGCCTCTACGTGACGGGCGACCCGGGCGGCATCGATGAGGCCGCGAAGGTCGGCTCGCTGTCGCTGCGCCTCGGCCTGGGGTGGGCGAAGTCGCTGTCGTTCACCACCGGCCAGTGCCCGGTCATGAAGTACAACCGGCAACTGATGATGGCGATCCTGCACGACAAGGTCCACATCGCCGACGCGGTCGGTGCGACCCCGATCGGCCTCGAAGACGCCCCGCAGGGCTACGCCGACTTCGACCAGGGCGCGGCGAAGAAGTACGTGCTCAACCCCAACGGCTACATCAAGGTTCCCACGTCGACGGCGACACCGGGCGACAACCGTGATCAGGAAGGCTAG
- a CDS encoding heme-degrading domain-containing protein codes for MTTETDAAARRVAELEADEAEAVFARFDESIAWRIGCEIQARAAEHEYPIMIDVRRPWGVVLFRAALRGSTANHEDWIRRKVATVVRFEESSALVGARIAAAGGEPDSVPWLPVDAYVLAGGAVPVRVRGGGVEAVVTVSGLSAEEDHALVVDALRAVGTALQSGLDPVAV; via the coding sequence ATGACGACGGAGACGGATGCTGCGGCCCGGCGCGTTGCCGAGCTGGAGGCCGACGAAGCCGAGGCGGTCTTCGCTCGCTTCGACGAGTCGATCGCGTGGCGCATCGGGTGCGAGATCCAGGCTCGAGCGGCCGAGCACGAGTACCCGATCATGATCGACGTCCGGCGGCCCTGGGGAGTCGTGCTCTTCCGAGCCGCCCTGCGCGGTTCCACCGCGAATCACGAGGACTGGATCCGCAGGAAGGTCGCCACCGTCGTCCGGTTCGAGGAGAGCTCGGCACTTGTCGGCGCGCGCATCGCCGCCGCCGGCGGCGAGCCCGATTCGGTGCCGTGGTTGCCGGTCGATGCCTACGTGCTTGCCGGGGGAGCAGTCCCGGTCCGCGTCCGCGGCGGTGGCGTGGAGGCCGTGGTGACGGTATCCGGTCTATCGGCGGAGGAGGACCACGCACTCGTCGTCGATGCGTTGCGCGCGGTCGGTACGGCACTGCAGTCAGGGCTCGATCCCGTCGCGGTGTGA